Below is a genomic region from Anguilla anguilla isolate fAngAng1 chromosome 18, fAngAng1.pri, whole genome shotgun sequence.
TGAGAAAGCCGGGGGTCTCCaagctgccgccgccgccgcaccaTCTTTCCAGAACGGTCTTGCCCGACCTCAGCAGGGACCGTTTCCAGTATGGGATTATGATCGACGCGGGGAGCACTGGGACACGGATTCACGTCTTCCAGTTTCTGCTAGGTGAAAATGGTACGTCACTGCTCAGTGTTCTGCATGCCGGCAGTCTCGCATCGCTTCCAAGAGGGCATTGGTACGCACAGATCGGGAGTGTGTATCAAGGCTCCAGATGTGTGTGTATCACGTGTGATCGATTCTGTATTTGAGCAGGTTAAATCACACGTCGTACAAATGAATGTAAAGTTGAACTTGTATATAAATATGGTCATTTAATAGTGATCTGTCAAAGTTgccagatatatatatatgtttttacttACAGCGGTCatgctagcccatggaatgctgttTCTATGGAACACAGGATAGttcaaaatctgtgttttacacCGATTGAttgcattctgataaaaataactttttaccACAACATGGAACATGGAAAGGAATGTTGTTCATAATTTTGTTATGGCACTTGTAacggttcaagtctgggtcatcatccattgtaatctttaaaaaaacaaaacaagaatatttgcatttatagaACACAGTGTATTGTATTGgctctttttctctgtgtgaaaaatgcaGAATCTTGCATTAACATGACCACTGACTACGCCTATAGGAAGCGCACGGTTCAGAGCTTCAAACGTGATATATTAATGTGGATGAAGCACTAATGTTGCTTTGCCTGCATTTCAAACTCCTATTGAAGCATATGGTCCAAATGGAGAAGAGAGCATTTTCTGTATTCGTTTTTGCTCCATTTAGCTCTGTTGATGGCGGTGAAGATGACCATAGTTATCGCATTGAAATATTAAGCTAAATCACATAAGTGCTGCTTTGGCTTTATTGTTAAACCTATGATTGTCATATGCTGAAGGCCAGTAAGTACCTGCCATCAATATGAATATAAGCCCCACTGTCTGGCATTAGGACTCAGACATTAGCACTGGAGCTCGGTAGCCAAGGTCTAAAGAAATGGTAAAGTGTGTTGGGTCTTATGTTCCGGAACATAACATAACTAAGCCTATATCATGTTAACTCTCATTCCTTGTCACTTCTTCAAGACCAAAATAACTATACAGCAATAGCCCTCCTCTCTAAATGTAGTCTTCATGTTTAATGGTATATCCGTGTGTTGTACCAGTTAATAGTTATTACCAAGTTAATATGCAATCTTCTTGCTTCATATAACGGTCGAGTGGAATTATAGCTGTTCtatgaaagaaaatatgaaagcaGCATGTTCAGTCGTTAGGAATACAGCACATCACCAGAACCCTCGGAGATAATAATgatccaaaaatgaaaaaaggggtGTTCCTGTCACAGATGCGATACTGTACATCCTTTCGCACTAGCTTGTTGTGCTGAACATGGAAAAACAACTCTGACACATGTCACTGCACTGCCACCGGGTCTGCAGAGCTTAGCCTGTGGCTGTAGTTTCACGACATCACTGAACTTATCCAACAGGATCTCTTTTTCAATGCGTCTCAAAGTCACTACTCACTATTAATAGGCATTTTTaaaccctctgaagagtaggttgttttggaatgctttttcaaagtctgtgttctagaattTCATTGCCTTCttttaccagtagtgattgttacatcagcatcagaatgttcggtcaagaacgttctaatcacatatttatgatcTCACACCGTAAGGGGTTAAGAAGAAAAAGCATTCTCAACATCAGTTCAGGTAAATCCAGGTgaggcacacagtcacacctgGCTGGACCACTGTACTGAACAACAGAGCAtggtgtgttatgtgtgtgtttctttactGCTGTTGCATGTGCAGTCGCTGACATTTTTATGCTCCCCATAAAGCCAAAGTCAACATTGTGTGAGGTGTATAATACACTGTGCTGacacttttccttttctttttttctagcAGCACCACAGTTATCCCATGAAACCTTCAGAGCAATAAAACCAGGTCTGTCTGCATATGCGGATGATCCAGATAAGGTAAACAGCTTTGTGACAATTAAGAAtgtcacgtttttttttatttttagcgtTAACTACCGTGTACCCTTTTAATTTGGCTGACTGCATGACTGTGTTTTATGCTACATTATTTCACACTGTCCTTTTGGGGCTGGGCTGTTCCCTCAGTGTCGGGACGGGATCCAGGAGCTTTTGGAGGTGGCCAAGGGGACTGTACCCAAGTCCCAGTGGAACAGCACCCCCCTGGTCCTAAAAGCTACAGCGGGGCTTCGGCTGCTGCCTGGGGAGAAGGCCACACACCTTCTGGACAAGGTAGGGGCACCAGCAAGGGGAGAGGGGCATGTCATACTAGCCTTTTGACTTACATATTAGTTCTCGTGCAATTTGGACTTTGAGcagtacgtttttttttaatgatctaCACAAGCTTTACACTGCCTCcagggtgtgcttgtgtgtttgtttaatatttcCCTATGTTTCCCTAGTCCTTTGTCGCAATAGGGAGCTTGCCAAGATCTGATCATTTTGCCCCCCTAGGCAAATTAAGCAGAACCATTCCCTGAAAGAAGAGCAGTGTACCATTCAGAAATTTGCAACGGAATAAATTGATAAGttcagaaaaatatgaatactaTAAAAAAAATTGGGACATTGACATCCCACCACTAAAAGGTAACCATGGACAGGGATAAGAAAATAATGTAATCTGTAATTTCCAAAAACTAAGATTTATTAAGGTGCACATACATAATAGCATAGCTTTATCATGTGTTATTACGATGGGTTTTTGGCTGACCTGAGAACTAAAGTAACCCAATCAAAATAAGAACCCCAACTGAACTAGGAAGCTTGTTTTATCTAGCAAATAGCTTCTGCCATTGTTCTTTGCAAAACACACAGGACTTGCCTTAAAACATAATCTAGTCGAGTAATGTACCATTGTGGATTCAGACGTACAGCACATAGGCCTAGTACGTGCGTTCCATGTGTTACACTGAAGCTACACTTCAGCCATATTGTTAACACTGATGCTTATGGCTTGGAAATGGCTGTGCCCCCAGGTACGGGCGGTCTTTACGGAGTCGCCCTTCCTGTCCAGAGGGGACAGCGTGTCTATCATGGACGGCACAGAAGAAGGTATGGCCTACATGTTTtaccacctggggggggggggggttgtaactGTTGGAGGAAAAGGAGGGATGTGAATGCAGCTTCTTGTTTTCCtacatttattgttattgtcaGCCACTGAAGAGATCAGTGGGGAGTGTTTTAGAGATTTTCTGcctttaaacattaaacagaTGAAAAAGATCATGGTTCACCCTTGTTTTGATTTTCCTACACAAAAGGAAGATCATAGATGAGTAAAGGCAGACTTCATAGATGACTAAAATGGAGGCCAAGCAGATAATTCCATGATTATTTTTGTGGCGATATTAATACGTTAGGCATTAATGTGGAGAAGagtgattaatttaatcatGAGTGATGGGGCCAGGTTCAATCCTTGAGAAGCTTATGGGCCTGGAGCTTGTGTTTTCTGTAGCATTAAGTAGTCACTTTACAGTAAGTATTTATTCATGggaatatcacacacacaagaaaatgaGCATTTAGAATACAGCacttaaatgtagttttttttttacgcttcCCTGCTGAAGTTTAGATAATGGCAATTTACCCAAGTCTCAAATTTTATTATGAGCTACATTAGTCAGGAGGATATAGTTTTATGGATTTGAGCCTAATGGACAGCTCCTTGGGATTTCTCTCTGAAGTAATGGTGGACTCTGCTCAATCTGGGTTTTTCGAAGTTCGTGCTGTGCTGCTTATCGTGGTGGAGATTACCCTTGCCTTTCAGAATATTGCAGTCTTATTGTAAATGCCTGCTAAGTGGTATTTGAAGAGGGGGATGTAGGACAGGCCAGAGAGGAGCTAAGTGACTGTGTGCAGCTGTAATGCAGGCTGCTGTACTCACTTTAGGGTTTTATTGCCTATTTGGAAATCTCAGCTGTGTCTTAAGAGATGTTAAGAGTTTTGTCCCAAAGCTTCTCTGACACACCGCAGCACTGACCGGTCTGTGCAAAGACGTCTGCAGCAAAGTCCCTTCCTTAGAGAACCCCAGTGCAGACAGATGGAGTTTGGACTGCACGAGCGCTATTGCACTGAATTTGCATTGGCCCGGTACTGTATGTCTCATGGCTCGAACGATGGGCCGTGTTTAACGCGATAACCATTCTGTTTAATTACCGGTGAAGAACTTTCTCTCCTGCCCTTGTacagctgtgctgcacagtggtGCTACCCATTCTTACATATCCTGACTTTAAACTTAACTGCATGTTCTCCTCCCTTCTGAATGCAGGTATTTCAGCATGGATCACAATCAACTTCTTAATAGGTGAGACTGATGTTGATGTCTGATGATATTCATGCTCATGTCCCATTCGCTATATTTTTACACTAATCCAATACAGTTTATGTGAAAAGCAATAAAAGAatgctttacattacaggcatttagctgacgctcttatccagagcgacttacacaacttttaacatagcatttacattgtatccatttatacagctggatatatactgaagcaattcaggttaagcaccttgctcaagggtacaacggcagtgtcctatccaggaatcGAATCTATGACCTTTCAGTTatgagcccagttccttacccactgtgctacactaccGCCTAACTTTAGCACAACATCAATATGGATAAATATGACACTGAATAAAACTGGGAATAAAAGATAAAAGTGTAAGCGTTTCTGCTACAGGGAGGGTTGGCAGTTTGGTGAGCTACAGGGAGGGTTAGCAGTTTGGTGAGCTACAGGGAGGGTTGGCAGTTTGGTGAGCTACAGGGAGAGTTGGCAGTTTGGCGCGCCGTTGGGGTGAACCCAAGGCTGTGTCACGCCCAGGCCAACCTGCCAGCGCCCTCCAGCAGACTCAgtcctgtgctgtgtgaagACCAGctttattcaaacaaacaaacaggacctgccccccccccccccaggtcatCGCACGGTctctaaccccgcccctccgTCCCTGCAGGGGGTCTCCACGATACAGATCGGAGTACGGTCGGCACGCTGGATTTAGGAGGGGGCTCCACGCAAATCACCTTCTCCCCACAGGATGAGGTGAGGCGGCGGgtttttttggcttgtatactttatttaaaatgactgatgGGCACATAATGTCCTTACCAGTTCTGGTTTACAGATTAAACAGAAGAAAGGGCGCGGTTAAGTTTTGAGTACTAAATTTCTTTAAGCACAATGTTTCCATAATTTTTGCCAGTTCTGTACATGTAAATTGATTcatttgtgtgtatctgagaCTGATGTCTGGTTCAATACAATGTAAAAACTAatgtttttctgtaattttccccGCAGAAATCCATCCAGACCTCGCCCATTGATTACATAACCTCGTTTCAGATGTTcaatcacacccacacactctactcacacaggtgagcagcatTTGCAATGGTGGGAGGGCAGCACTGAATACCAAGGCTTCCATATCTGCAAGTGCGTCAgtagcaaattaaaaaaagtactgtactgtaatgagTGCTGCACATAGACtgtaacattaaattatttatctgtgtatatctgtgtgttcTTCAGTCCATGGGGTGGCTGTGTACTGTTGAGGAAACACTGTCTGGGTACCATGCATTAGCAGGGTTGTTAGCCCattactgagcgtgctcagtgcgtGGTTCTTTGTCTCACCTCTCCAGCTACCTGGGCCTTGGCCTGATGTCAGCCAGGCTGGCGATCCTGGGAGGAGTGGAAGGCCAGCCTCGTATGTActtctctccttttcccaaactttgcctttttttttttgaagactgGATGCATAAACAAGCCATTATCTGATCTTTTAATAACAGAAGCGAAGGTTAATTCATAAGATGCCACCTGCTTGTGTGGTTTAGCTGATGCTTGGCTTAAACAACTGACATCAGCTGAATGGTGTGaatacgtttttatttttttccttttttaactgATGGGGATTCAATTATAACTTTGTAATCAGATGgggagacatagctcaggaggtaagaccgattgtctggcagtcggagggttgccggttcaaaccccgccctgggcgtgtcgaagtgtccttgagcaagacacctaacccccaactgctctggcgaatgagaggcatcaattgtaaagcgctttggataaaagcgctatataaatgcagtccatttaccatttaccagatgTCTTTGTTTATTCTTTAATTGACATAGTGCCAGTGATGTTCTCTGTATTTTATGATGACCCTTGCAGTTGTGGGAAACTAGAATTCAGCATCAGAAATTGTGCTTACACACAGCCCATCTTGTAGTTTCATCTCTTGGCCTCTAGATGGAGCATGCTTCCCATTTGTTGTGGTGCCATTTTTTTGACCAAGTGCTGTGTTTCTTCTCGTAAACCCACCAGTTTCAGTATTTTGATGTTCAAAAATAGGTTTGACAAGGTGAATGTTTGCTAAATGAATTTCTGCAAATATGCAGTCACAAAGAAGGAACACAATTGGACAGAAATACGTACTGTGTCTATGTCACCACTGGGAGGTTTAATTAGTGTTTATGCTAATCAGTCAAAATGCCAATGACTGAGGAGGATTTCAAGTTAATGTTCTCTTCTGACCATGTAGACAGCCTGCTGTTAAAATCAAGTATTGTGTGTATTCTCTGGTTCAACAGTAGAGGGCAGCACAGAGCTGGTCAGCCCCTGCCTGGCTCCTGAAAGCTCAGAGCACTGGAGACATGCGGAAGTGGACTACACTGTGAAAGGACAGAAGGCAGGTACTGGACATCATTGTGCCTCTGTGGCTTTAAATCTTTTTTACTGGACACTGAAGTCTGGATTGCAGAGTTTAGGCCAATCGCATTTCAGCACATTTCCAAATTAGATgaacttcaaaaaca
It encodes:
- the LOC118217617 gene encoding ectonucleoside triphosphate diphosphohydrolase 6-like isoform X3; protein product: MKFPRLAAAFLLLASLVVYLTYVRKPGVSKLPPPPHHLSRTVLPDLSRDRFQYGIMIDAGSTGTRIHVFQFLLGENAAPQLSHETFRAIKPGLSAYADDPDKCRDGIQELLEVAKGTVPKSQWNSTPLVLKATAGLRLLPGEKATHLLDKVRAVFTESPFLSRGDSVSIMDGTEEGISAWITINFLIGGLHDTDRSTVGTLDLGGGSTQITFSPQDEKSIQTSPIDYITSFQMFNHTHTLYSHSYLGLGLMSARLAILGGVEGQPLEGSTELVSPCLAPESSEHWRHAEVDYTVKGQKAGEPIYESCLRKVEKILYRKVKKAEEAKDVNFYAFSYYYDRAVDIGVIAENKGGAIKVNDYIEAAKEVCNSMAETPPKHSFLCLDLTYISVLLQELGFPKDKELKLARKVNDVETSWALGATFHYVESHLRD
- the LOC118217617 gene encoding ectonucleoside triphosphate diphosphohydrolase 6-like isoform X1, encoding MKFPRLAAAFLLLASLVVYLTYVRKPGVSKLPPPPHHLSRTVLPDLSRDRFQYGIMIDAGSTGTRIHVFQFLLGENAAPQLSHETFRAIKPGLSAYADDPDKCRDGIQELLEVAKGTVPKSQWNSTPLVLKATAGLRLLPGEKATHLLDKVRAVFTESPFLSRGDSVSIMDGTEEGISAWITINFLIGGLHDTDRSTVGTLDLGGGSTQITFSPQDEKSIQTSPIDYITSFQMFNHTHTLYSHSYLGLGLMSARLAILGGVEGQPLEGSTELVSPCLAPESSEHWRHAEVDYTVKGQKAGEPIYESCLRKVEKILYRKVKKAEEAKDVNFYAFSYYYDRAVDIGVIAENKGGAIKVNDYIEAAKEVCNSMAETPPKHSFLCLDLTYISVLLQELGFPKDKELKVKYTAHRIGFSVKMRVITLSLICAFQTASSHSQRRTGMGSLCRWH
- the LOC118217617 gene encoding ectonucleoside triphosphate diphosphohydrolase 6-like isoform X2; protein product: MKFPRLAAAFLLLASLVVYLTYVRKPGVSKLPPPPHHLSRTVLPDLSRDRFQYGIMIDAGSTGTRIHVFQFLLGENAPQLSHETFRAIKPGLSAYADDPDKCRDGIQELLEVAKGTVPKSQWNSTPLVLKATAGLRLLPGEKATHLLDKVRAVFTESPFLSRGDSVSIMDGTEEGISAWITINFLIGGLHDTDRSTVGTLDLGGGSTQITFSPQDEKSIQTSPIDYITSFQMFNHTHTLYSHSYLGLGLMSARLAILGGVEGQPLEGSTELVSPCLAPESSEHWRHAEVDYTVKGQKAGEPIYESCLRKVEKILYRKVKKAEEAKDVNFYAFSYYYDRAVDIGVIAENKGGAIKVNDYIEAAKEVCNSMAETPPKHSFLCLDLTYISVLLQELGFPKDKELKVKYTAHRIGFSVKMRVITLSLICAFQTASSHSQRRTGMGSLCRWH